The following proteins come from a genomic window of Pichia kudriavzevii chromosome 1, complete sequence:
- a CDS encoding uncharacterized protein (PKUD0A10690; Pfam Domains: Zn_clus(1.3e-08)), with product MGLKAKSINKTPKHVSRACLECRTRHQKCDGQEPQCGRCTKLNRKCTYVKSHRGGSRKKGVSVKRSPTNSVTKNELSNGEDSSENSSSSTLLTANHNISSSTSKSPAVYPFRDHKSDILPCVKNGLDFMADNPGCKEDCLSVENYNKLPNCMKNPSIHKLTKINSHPLFVDSKENDPLDIVFDKTKVLSSLEDCYISPSLLNNLNVDNFISSFYNSFYNAHPFLPEKEHFHEYIDSIPFKNDLLLAMKIMADGQTTSKYARDLETINYLISAIVTYVRQIGRDFVSLQTMLLLAMISHISSLHDLSNMLREATVSLALELKMNYIDEENVPQVFLDVNGFLTERDDSSPASKNSPTDTPKDELFNSRRTSNIPRNILIDTVRRTFWELYFFDSIAGTASGNTKSKLATQRCLVLYPDTVASHKFDFKSRAESCKLVNDAISLNIAIQTSTDSVPHLNHMRAALGNWEMKISNPDTFGMPYLIDKHGFVNEGLFEAIVLLNYAGIFTHRPFSFLWRPNVPKMPRCCDKGDPVEERCEPLENAESQTNSEARKIIETRKTIDCANFLMKTLLDTDPGTTCKRTPFLACALAFSSLVHLSAYAWVESHINPDDSDEDNDLNVSASELEVYTEYIKLEIGSILQISRHWSLSAKLITHIAETLARVSPKLYKKVQAGILGLGFNIATVLQSVPPSPTEVSNTTPELFEHKSAKKREARTSSNKSLISPQPNATPSLTSDFMHYSQSLPNPQKLQYKEESNIDTRNQSVASVDWNSYNASDSNKQSNFMNEFAELVNGMNQSGDSEAVPLSVLGFQPENQNFDFLEPISPTSDTGCDWVDKNTFQFESFPNA from the coding sequence atgGGATTAAAAGCCAAGTCTATTAACAAGACACCAAAACATGTCTCTAGAGCATGTCTAGAATGCAGAACACGACATCAGAAATGCGATGGTCAGGAGCCTCAATGTGGACGGTGCACAAAACTCAATCGAAAATGTACGTATGTCAAATCTCACAGAGGTGGATCACGTAAAAAGGGAGTTTCAGTTAAACGTTCTCCGACAAATAGCGTGACCAAGAATGAACTAAGTAATGGGGAAGATTCATCTGAaaattcatcttcttcaactttgttAACAGCAAACCATAATATATCATCCTCCACTTCGAAATCACCAGCTGTTTATCCATTTAGAGACCATAAATCGGATATTCTACCGTGTGTCAAAAACGGGTTAGATTTTATGGCTGATAATCCAGGTTGTAAAGAGGATTGTCTTAGTGTTGAAAACTACAATAAATTGCCCAATTGCATGAAGAATCCCTCAATTCATAAattaacaaaaataaattctcATCCTTTATTCGTCGACTCAAAGGAAAACGATCCACTCGATATTGTTTTCGATAAGACAAAGGTGTTGAGCTCTTTGGAAGATTGTTATATTTCTCCCTCTTTACTAAACAATTTGAATGTGGataatttcatttcatcATTCTACAATTCTTTTTACAATGCACATCCATTCTTGCCGGAAAAAGAGCATTTCCATGAATATATAGATTCAATACCATTCAAGAATGATTTGCTTTTGGCCATGAAAATAATGGCAGATGGCCAAACAACTAGTAAGTACGCTAGAGATCTCGAGACTATCAACTACCTAATTTCTGCAATTGTTACTTATGTACGTCAAATTGGAAGAGATTTTGTGTCGTTACAGACGATGTTGTTATTGGCCATGATATCGCACATATCCTCATTGCATGATCTTTCTAATATGTTAAGGGAGGCTACAGTATCCTTGGCACTTGAACTAAAAATGAAttatattgatgaagagaatGTTCCTCAAGTGTTTTTAGATGTCAACGGGTTTTTGACAGAAAGGGATGATTCTTCACCTGCAAGCAAAAATAGTCCTACTGATACACCAAAAGACGAACTTTTCAATAGCCGACGGACATCAAATATACCAAGAAACATACTAATTGATACTGTCAGAAGAACCTTTTGGgaattgtatttttttgattctatAGCTGGTACTGCTTCGGGAAATACAAAGTCAAAATTAGCAACACAGAGATGTTTAGTTCTATACCCCGATACCGTTGCATCTCATAAATTTGACTTCAAGTCACGTGCCGAATCTTGTAAATTGGTGAATGATGCTATAAGTTTGAATATAGCCATTCAAACAAGCACAGATAGTGTGCCACACTTAAACCATATGCGTGCAGCATTGGGAAACTGGgaaatgaagatttcaaacCCTGATACGTTTGGGATGCCGTACCTTATAGACAAACATGGCTTTGTGAATGAGGGGTTGTTTGAGGCTATTGTGCTCTTGAATTACGCTGGTATTTTCACCCATAGACCTTTTTCGTTTCTTTGGAGACCTAATGTTCCCAAAATGCCAAGATGTTGTGATAAAGGTGACCCCGTCGAGGAGAGATGTGAACCTTTAGAGAATGCTGAATCACAAACTAACTCTGAAGCAAGgaaaattattgaaaccAGAAAAACTATTGATTGTGCTAATTTCCTTATGAAGACACTTTTAGACACCGACCCGGGAACAACATGCAAGAGGACACCATTCCTAGCATGTGCTCTTgccttttcctctttggtTCACCTTAGTGCCTATGCATGGGTTGAATCTCATATTAATCCTGATGATAGcgatgaagataatgatttgaatgtttCTGCATCCGAACTTGAAGTTTACACCGAATATATTAAGCTGGAAATTGGTTCTATTTTGCAAATCTCTCGACATTGGTCATTATCTGCTAAATTGATTACCCATATTGCGGAGACGCTGGCAAGGGTGAGTCCTAAATTATATAAGAAAGTTCAAGCGGGGATCCTAGGCTTAGGCTTTAACATTGCGACAGTGCTACAGTCAGTTCCACCATCACCAACCGAAGTCTCAAATACTACCCCAGAATTGTTTGAACATAAGTCAGcaaaaaagagagaagcCAGAACAAGCTCAAACAAGTCTTTGATATCTCCACAGCCTAACGCAACCCCATCATTGACCTCAGATTTTATGCATTATAGCCAATCTCTGCCAAATCCTCAGAAACTACAGTacaaagaagaatcaaACATTGACACTAGGAATCAGAGCGTAGCGTCTGTCGATTGGAATTCATACAATGCTTCAGATTCCAATAAACAATCTAACTTCATGAATGAGTTTGCCGAGCTTGTTAACGGGATGAATCAGAGTGGCGACTCTGAAGCTGTACCTTTAAGTGTACTCGGTTTCCAGCCcgaaaatcaaaactttgatttccttgaaCCGATCAGTCCCACAAGTGATACTGGATGTGACTGGGTTGATAAAAATACCTTTCAGTTTGAGTCTTTTCCTAATGCCTAA
- a CDS encoding uncharacterized protein (PKUD0A10680; similar to Saccharomyces cerevisiae YLR277C (YSH1) and YOR179C (SYC1); ancestral locus Anc_6.74): protein MNGEQEHLKFHCLGGGNEVGRSCHILEYKGKVVMLDAGVHPAYTGIDSLPFYDDFDLSRVDVLLISHFHLDHAASLPYVMQHTNFKGRVFMTYPTKAIYKWLLNDFVRVTQIQEDEGTIGENANSFLYTNEDLMDSFDKIETVDYHSTIEIDGIKFTAYHAGHVLGAAMFFIEMGGLKILFTGDYSREEDRHLSSAEVPGKRPDLLITESTFGTATHIPRLEREHKLTKMIHSTIQQGGRCLLPVFALGRAQEILLILEEYWKDHKDLHKVPIYYASDLARKCMAVYQRYIYMMNESIRVKMAETNQNPFFFKYIKNITHIDRMNDRQPCVMIASPGMLQNGLSRRVLEKWSPDPRNSLILTGYSVDGTMAKNILREPNEIPSVDNPEVTIPRRINVEEISFAAHVDFEQNAEFIDLVNPKTIVLVHGESNPMGRLKSALLSKYQKLKSTEEEIKIYNPKNSTVLLLEFKAQKVAKVVGSLANKLPENGDKLSGVLVQKNFDLNLIAVDDIKEFTTLTTTTIEQKQKLRCNANRSLVEWQFSQMFGSIDVINDSDDLFEFEVMNSVKIKHNDYLYITEVQWISGAMEDTIADSSIAILLSCDSLPASVKLTSKSCSHNGHCHHSHSHEESKTADFEKPVVKHEHGDVGTLIKGEPMTDGSIIKAEPGIKQEGNDTTGDEIKVKIEPKGDEDAEYWLNTQVKSEESENVNNEDVSLKLDRIATILATQFGDAFVHNREENMGIIKIGKNEAIITYDDFKVECKSGALRGRIEGILSRARDLVSPLN from the coding sequence ATGAATGGTGAACAAGAACATCTTAAATTTCATTGTCTAGGAGGAGGTAATGAGGTTGGCCGTTCGTGTCATATCTTAGAATATAAAGGGAAAGTGGTTATGTTGGATGCTGGTGTTCACCCAGCTTATACTGGTATTGATTCCCTACCGTTCTATGATGACTTTGATTTATCCAGGGTGGACGTCTTGCTGATAAGTCACTTTCACTTGGATCATGCTGCATCATTACCATATGTGATGCAGCACACTAATTTTAAAGGGAGAGTGTTTATGACATATCCAACAAAGGCGATTTATAAATGGCTAttgaatgattttgttCGTGTTACACAGATTCAGGAAGACGAGGGTACTATTGGAGAAAATGCCAATAGCTTTTTATATACTAATGAAGACTTAATGGATTCCTTtgacaaaattgaaactgtCGACTACCATTCCACCATAGAAATTGACGGTATTAAATTTACTGCCTACCATGCAGGTCACGTTTTAGGTGCAGCTATGTTTTTCATTGAGATGGGTGGATTAAAGATTCTCTTTACTGGCGACTATTCACGTGAAGAAGATAGACACTTGAGCTCTGCAGAAGTCCCAGGTAAGAGACCAGATCTATTGATCACGGAATCTACGTTTGGAACTGCAACCCATATCCCGAGACTCGAACGTGAACACAAACTAACAAAGATGATACACTCAACTATACAACAAGGTGGTAGGTGTTTGTTACCGGTGTTTGCTTTGGGTAGAGCCCAAGAAATTTTACTAATTCTGGAAGAATATTGGAAGGATCATAAAGACTTACATAAAGTTCCAATCTACTATGCATCCGATTTGGCTAGAAAGTGCATGGCTGTTTACCAGAGATATATCTACATGATGAACGAGAGTATTCGTGTTAAGATGGCCGAAACCAACCAAaatcctttctttttcaaatatataaaaaatatcaCCCATATAGATCGAATGAATGATCGTCAACCATGTGTCATGATTGCATCTCCAGGTATGCTACAGAATGGTTTGTCTAGAAGAGTGTTAGAGAAATGGAGTCCAGATCCAAGAAATTCTCTAATTCTAACAGGTTACTCTGTCGACGGTACAATGGCAAAAAACATTTTACGGGAGCCTAATGAGATTCCATCTGTTGATAATCCAGAGGTAACTATTCCCAGGAGAATTAACGTGGAGGAAATTTCATTTGCTGCTCATGTAGATTTTGAGCAAAATGCAGAGTTCATAGATCTTGTTAATCCCAAGACCATTGTCCTAGTTCATGGTGAGTCCAATCCAATGGGGAGGTTGAAGTCAGCATTACTATCTAAATACCAGAAACTGAAATCGAcggaagaagaaattaagATATACAATCCCAAAAATAGTACAGTTCTTCTACTCGAGTTCAAAGCACAAAAAGTTGCCAAAGTCGTCGGTAGTCTAGCAAACAAACTACCAGAGAATGGTGATAAATTGAGTGGTGTCCTTGTCCAAAAGAATTTTGATCTTAACTTGATAGCAGTCGATGACATTAAAGAATTTACGACTCTTACAACTACCACTAtagaacaaaaacaaaaattacGCTGTAACGCAAACAGAAGTTTGGTTGAATGGCAATTTTCTCAGATGTTTGGATCCATCGACGTAATCAATGACTCTGATGatctctttgaatttgaggTGATGAACTCCGTCAAAATTAAGCATAATGATTACCTATATATCACCGAAGTACAGTGGATATCGGGTGCTATGGAAGACACAATTGCTGATTCCTCCATTGCTATTTTGCTAAGCTGTGATTCATTGCCCGCATCAGTTAAGTTAACTTCCAAATCTTGTTCACACAACGGCCATTGTCACCACTCTCATTCTCACGAGGAATCTAAAACCGCggattttgaaaaaccagTGGTGAAACATGAACACGGTGATGTTGGTACTCTGATCAAGGGCGAGCCAATGACAGATGGCAGTATCATTAAAGCAGAGCCAGGCATCAAGCAGGAGGGTAACGATACCACtggtgatgaaattaaGGTCAAGATAGAGCCAAAAGGTGATGAAGACGCTGAGTATTGGCTGAACACACAAGTGAAATCAGAGGAATCAGAAAACGTAAATAATGAAGACGTCTCTTTAAAACTTGACAGAATCGCTACAATATTGGCCACCCAATTTGGGGACGCATTTGTCCACAATAGGGAAGAGAACATGGGCATAAttaaaattggaaaaaatgaGGCAATCATCACGTACGACGATTTTAAAGTTGAATGTAAATCGGGAGCTCTGAGAGGAAGAATAGAAGGTATCCTCAGTCGTGCACGCGATCTTGTTTCGCCTTTAAATTGA
- a CDS encoding uncharacterized protein (PKUD0A10660; similar to Saccharomyces cerevisiae YML059C (NTE1); ancestral locus Anc_4.318), translating to MEPNTDLANELAVHTMENDVSATYMNPFTFLLWLVWILLTRISYTLIYLLRGILSATFQITFSVHSIIYLLLILAPPLYGYIRYSYLESYSKLPKDSKRQNPTIDTFIDSNDDNEKNHTKSYLDKFLSAIKIFGYLDNAVFHELTKSLQTQKLDSGEIIILDECKGFSICVEGEIQVYSKIADLSSRINDQINPLFVRDDNYNVVIVDGVKYQLLNIIKSGNPLSSFITILELLTSTQNTLTSMNPTPNLNQTRHLPHLPRDNFTLDRSVSDDVLSSSTPPKNSPELIAIPKSSCTISMIPKESFTRIATKYPKDTSHIVQMILTKLYRVTFQTAHNFLDLTPNIFQTEINVNQNFDKIDQKLPNYLRDLAINYIEEQEHSNVDSSAHSIRSKKRSYGYRVKSKHMRHPSMTTRHSKNFDKSSHSPSSPIYSRLDRTNCNNESSLSVRMTNSTSTPLDSFDTLLRDDHGRTISADYQPTFEHSNGSATSSVGTNNSSKLNKAHKSRSRHFTLDHRNTANPGDLLSNVPLPRNSDVNLRMKSNISQLELDELKDRTFSADDEETGQSTLRTALAERISSIIGLNKHNFPIEPSQKENSNSRLNMLSFSPLISASDISSSIRHVKESDREASRHSKIRTFSTTSMDAFDTEEADNSSASSDPYKSLATYESIKREFSEEIRLFKVSKGTKLIKSNEQTLGIYFVINGSFDVTYWRNEIDLITNYIDDPKAKNLGEDSLIEEYLYTVNEGDIAGYLGTLIGSKSFVDVTAKRDSYVAFLSREFFDLLTEKYPQLQLSIARLLLNVLDRKLYLIDYAMEWIHTYAGDILYRQSDPANGIYLVLNGRFRSLTRTSENGQYVILGEHGQGESMGEIEVLTKSKRLNTVVSIRDSELARIPRTLFEIIALTNPSIMVSISRIVANRVKNNGLLLENNANMVATASTHIKDEPMVQSFNNYKTLTLLPVSQDSIPLSEFAEKLGHALEKIGKDVIILNQTAALSNLGKHAFDKLAKLKQGGFFSELEEKYDFVIYVCDSGVNSNWTSTCIQQGDCILLLADSMQSPDVGEYERLLVKSKTTARTELVLLHPERYIEPGSTNKWLKNRIWVHAHHHIQLQCHIDHSTGPDAKTLINQIDSLTTLRSTISRKLTNNIKSKVENAVANNEFWQFLKQTKEEFRSKRYYQPLQEHKDDFLRLARILTGQAIGLVLGGGGARGISHVGVIKALEDHGIPVDVIGGTSIGAFVGGLYAKDYDFVPVYGRVKTFAGRMSSLWRSLFDLTIPLTSYLTGHDFNRGIWKAFGDARIEDFWIKYYANSTNLTDSVMEVHTNGYAWKYIRASMTLASLLPPITDDGNMLLDGGYIDNLTVTEMQRRGVKHIIAVDVGSVDDRSRMEYGNSLNGWWVLINRLNPFSSHANVPTMADIQMRLAYVASVNALERAKNSKGCSYLRPPIENYATLAFGKFPEIYNVGLDYGNSMAGSVMKELNINSKRKEFIPNRKNRRRYSM from the coding sequence ATGGAACCTAATACAGATTTGGCCAACGAGCTTGCAGTGCACACTATGGAGAATGATGTATCTGCTACATATATGAATCCATTCACTTTTCTACTATGGCTCGTTTGGATACTCTTGACTCGAATCTCCTACACTTTGATCTACTTGTTACGGGGAATACTCTCTGCTACGTTCCAGATCACCTTCTCGGTCCACTCCATCATATATCTGTTGCTGATTTTGGCACCCCCTCTATACGGTTATATCAGATACTCATATCTGGAGAGTTACTCGAAATTGCCAAAGGATTCAAAGAGGCAAAACCCAACTATTGATACATTTATTGATTCCAATGATGACAATGAGAAAAACCACACAAAGTCTTACCTTGACAAGTTTTTGTCCgcaatcaaaatctttggtTATTTGGATAATGCAGTCTTCCACGAATTGACTAAATCACTGCAAACTCAAAAGTTGGATTCCGgagaaatcatcattttggATGAATGCAAGGGGTTTTCCATCTGTGTTGAAGGTGAAATCCAGGTCTATTCGAAAATCGCAGACCTTTCCTCTAGAATTAACGACCAAATCAACCCATTGTTTGTCAGAGATGATAACTACAACGTTGTTATTGTAGACGGCGTCAAATATCAATTactcaacatcatcaaaagCGGCAACCCTTTATCCTCATTTATTACAATATTGGAGTTGTTAACCAGTACTCAAAACACATTGACCAGCATGAACCCAACCCCAAATCTCAACCAAACGAGACATCTACCTCACTTGCCTAGGGATAACTTCACTTTGGATCGTTCTGTATCAGATGATGTGCTGTCAAGCTCGACTCCTCCTAAGAATTCCCCTGAACTTATTGCGATTCCTAAAAGCTCCTGTACTATTTCGATGATTCCAAAGGAGTCATTCACTAGAATTGCAACCAAATATCCAAAGGATACTTCACATATAGTGCAGATGATCCTGACAAAGCTCTATAGAGTTACTTTTCAAACGGCACacaattttcttgatttgacaccaaatatttttcagaCTGAAATCAACGTAAACcaaaattttgataaaatagaCCAAAAATTACCAAACTATCTTCGAGATTTGGCTATTAACTATATTGAAGAACAGGAACATTCAAATGTGGATTCTTCAGCGCATTCTATCAgaagtaaaaaaagaagttaTGGCTATAGAGTCAAAAGCAAACATATGAGGCATCCCTCTATGACAACTAGGCATTCCaaaaattttgacaaaTCTAGCCATTCACCATCTTCGCCTATTTACTCCAGGTTGGATAGGACAAATTGTAACAATGAAAGTAGTTTATCTGTGCGTATGACAAACTCGACATCCACTCCCTTGGATAGTTTTGACACACTTCTACGGGATGATCATGGGCGTACCATCTCTGCTGATTATCAGCCAACCTTTGAGCATTCAAATGGATCAGCGACATCCAGTGTCGGTACTAATAACTCTAGTAAATTGAATAAAGCTCATAAGTCCCGGTCTAGGCACTTCACTTTGGATCACAGAAATACAGCAAATCCAGGTGACTTGCTTTCCAACGTTCCGCTCCCAAGAAATTCTGATGTAAATTTGAGGATGAAGTCAAATATATCACAATTAGAATTGGATGAATTGAAAGATAGAACTTTTAGtgcagatgatgaagaaacgGGGCAATCGACATTACGTACTGCTTTGGCAGAGCGTATCTCTTCGATTATCGGTTTAAACAAACACAACTTTCCGATCGAACCGTCTCAGAAggaaaattcaaactcaAGGTTAAACATGCTGAGCTTTTCCCCATTGATTAGCGCCTCTGATATATCAAGCAGTATCAGACATGTCAAAGAGTCGGATCGTGAGGCATCCAGGCATTCAAAAATCAGAACTTTCTCAACGACGAGCATGGACGCATTTGATACAGAAGAAGCAGATAATTCATCCGCTAGCTCAGACCCTTACAAATCCTTGGCCACATATGAGAGCATAAAACGTGAATTCTCTGAAGAAATCAGACTATTCAAAGTGAGCAAAGGTACGAAGCTGATAAAATCAAACGAACAAACCTTGGGCAtttattttgttattaATGGCTCGTTCGATGTCACATATTGGAGAAATGAGATTGATTTGATAACTAACTATATTGATGATCCCAAAGCTAAGAACTTAGGCGAGGATAGTTTAATTGAGGAGTATCTGTATACCGTTAATGAAGGTGATATTGCTGGATATTTGGGTACATTGATTGGGTCAAAATCCTTTGTTGATGTGACCGCTAAGAGAGATTCGTATGTTGCTTTTTTATCCAGggaattctttgatttaCTAACTGAAAAGTATCCACAGTTACAATTGAGTATTGCACGTTTGTTACTAAATGTACTAGACAGGAAGTTATACCTTATTGATTATGCGATGGAATGGATTCATACATATGCAGGCGACATTTTATACCGACAAAGTGACCCAGCCAATGGTATTTATTTGGTCCTAAATGGTAGATTTAGATCACTAACAAGAACTAGTGAAAATGGTCAATATGTGATTCTAGGAGAGCATGGGCAAGGTGAATCCATGGGTGAGATTGAAGTTTTAACAAAGAGCAAAAGACTCAACACTGTAGTTTCAATCAGAGACAGTGAACTTGCGAGAATTCCACGtactttatttgaaatcattgcATTGACCAATCCTTCGATTATGGTTAGTATCTCTAGGATTGTTGCTAATCGAGTGAAAAATAATGGTTTATTGTTGGAAAATAATGCAAATATGGTAGCAACAGCATCCACACATATTAAAGATGAACCTATGGTTCAGAGTTTCAACAACTATAAAACTTTGACATTACTACCAGTTTCCCAAGATAGTATTCCGCTATCAGAATTTGCTGAAAAGTTAGGTCATGCGCTAGAGAAAATAGGCAAAGATGTTATAATATTAAATCAAACGGCGGCATTGAGCAATCTTGGTAAACATGCCTTTGACAAATTGGCCAAGCTGAAACAAGGTGGTTTTTTCTCGGAATTAGAAGAAAAGTatgattttgttatttaTGTATGTGATTCCGGTGTCAACTCTAACTGGACTAGCACATGCATCCAACAGGGGGATTGTATTTTATTGCTTGCGGATTCCATGCAATCTCCAGATGTTGGAGAATATGAAAGGTTGTTGGTAAAGTCTAAAACTACAGCTAGAACCGAACTAGTTTTATTGCATCCAGAGAGGTATATCGAACCTGGGTCTACAAATAAATGGTTAAAGAATAGAATATGGGTTCACGCACATCACCATATTCAATTACAGTGCCATATTGACCACTCAACCGGGCCCGATGCAAAAACTTTGATTAATCAGATTGATTCATTGACCACTTTGAGATCTACAATAAGTAGAAAACTTACTAATAACATCAAGTCGAAGGTTGAAAATGCTGTTGCAAATAACGAGTTCTGGcaatttttgaaacaaacaaaagaggAGTTCAGGTCTAAACGATACTATCAACCACTGCAAGAGCATAAAGACGATTTTTTGAGGCTTGCGAGAATATTGACAGGACAAGCTATTGGTTTGGTTCTAGGTGGTGGTGGAGCTAGGGGTATTAGTCATGTAGGTGTTATCAAAGCTTTAGAAGATCATGGTATTCCAGTCGATGTTATTGGAGGTACTTCTATTGGTGCCTTTGTTGGAGGTCTCTACGCCAAAGACTATGATTTTGTTCCTGTGTATGGCCGTGTTAAAACGTTTGCAGGAAGAATGTCATCACTATGGCGCTCGCTGTTTGACTTAACAATTCCGCTTACCTCATACTTAACTGGGCATGATTTCAATAGAGGTATTTGGAAAGCATTTGGAGATGCAAGAATCGAAGACTTTTGGATCAAGTACTATGCAAATTCTACTAACTTAACGGATTCTGTGATGGAAGTGCATACTAATGGCTATGCCTGGAAATATATAAGGGCATCCATGACTTTGGCATCCTTATTACCACCGATTACTGATGACGGCAATATGCTCCTGGATGGTGGTTATATAGATAATCTAACGGTGACGGAAATGCAAAGACGAGGAGTAAAGCATATCATTGCTGTCGACGTCGGTTCTGTTGATGATCGTAGCCGGATGGAATATGgtaattctttgaatggTTGGTGGGTTTTGATCAATCGCCTGAATCCATTCAGCAGTCATGCAAATGTTCCGACAATGGCGGATATTCAAATGAGACTCGCTTACGTTGCCAGCGTCAATGCATTAGAGCGTGCAAAAAATAGCAAAGGCTGCTCTTATCTAAGACCgccaattgaaaactatgCGACATTGGCGTTTGGTAAGTTCCCCGAAATTTACAATGTCGGATTAGACTACGGGAACAGCATGGCCGGATCCGTAATGAAGGAGTTAAatatcaattccaaaagaaaagagttCATACCAAACCgtaaaaatagaagaagATACTCCATGtag
- a CDS encoding uncharacterized protein (PKUD0A10670; similar to Saccharomyces cerevisiae YLR438C-A (LSM3); ancestral locus Anc_4.319), with translation MSTKVSEPLDLIKQNLDEQVFVKLRGYREMVGKLHAYDSHCNMVLGDATEKIYAMDEDTGEISFTEEKHTLVFVRGDSVIVVTDATQV, from the coding sequence ATGTCTACAAAAGTGTCGGAGCCGCTTGATTTAATCAAACAGAATCTTGATGAACAAGTTTTCGTCAAGCTACGTGGATATCGTGAAATGGTTGGTAAGTTACACGCCTACGATTCTCATTGCAACATGGTGTTAGGTGATGCAACTGAAAAAATCTACGCAATGGACGAAGACACTGGTGAAATATCGTTtactgaagaaaaacataCATTAGTTTTTGTGAGAGGCGATTCTGTGATTGTTGTTACCGATGCAACTCAAGTCTGA